Sequence from the Priestia megaterium genome:
CCGTTCCCTGCTGCACGAATTTATCCCGGGCGGAAACTGGCGCGTGTGGAAAGAAGATTTATTAGAAGGCATGCTGTATTTTGCTTACGGTTCATGTATGGATAACGATCGTTTTATTCAGCACGGCGTTGATCAGCATTTCCGGGACTGTCTCGGCAGAGCTGTTTTCAAAGGCTATACGCTTCGATATAACCACGTTATTCATGACGGAGGACGTGCAGACATGGTTGAAGAAGGCGGAGTCGTTGAAGGTAAACTGTACCGCGTGCCGCCCGAAGCGATTACGTATTTGTATGGCAGAGAAGGGGTAGATAATAACGGCTATCGTCCTGCCATTATCTCTGTCGAGCATGAAGGTAAGATGGTGGATCATGTTCTTACTTTTTTTGTATTAAATAAAGAAAAAGAAGTCGCACCTCCGGATCATTATTCGACTGAAATTATTCGAGGAGCAACAGGTGTACTCAGCGAAGAATACGTTCAGAAGCTAATAGAGCAAGTCCATGCGCTAAAAAATAGTGATGTTGTAAATAACTAATATAAAAGCCTATTTGGAGGTATCCAAATAGGCTTTTTGCATTAGCTAAAGGAAACAGAGAACTCTGTTTGAAATACACCGTCTTTTGATAAACGGTTGATGCCTAATTTTTCTTTGAAATTTCCGTTATGATCATGCGTATCTGCAATTCCAAACCAAGGTTCGATGCAAAGAAAAGGAGCGATTGTATGATTTTCTGCATCATACTTTGACCAAATACCGACATACGGGAAATCATTAAACTGAACGTTAATTTGATTTTCATTAACCGGCGATTTAATCGTAATTCCGTCAATATGACTAAAAATTAACGCATCATTTGCAAATAAATCTGCGCTTAGCGGCAGCTGGTGCAAATTTTCTGCAGCCCCTTTTTCATGAATAAGAGCGTCTTTTAATACAAATTCCTTCGGCGTAGTTTCAGAAGGCTCTATTTCTAAAAAGTAATCAGAAATCTGCTCGTTTTCACGTAACGGAATACGAAAAGCAGGGTGGGCTCCAATTGAAAAATACATATCGCCTTTATCTTCATTCACTACCTTCCACTGAAACGTTAATATGTTGCTTTCCAGACGGTAGCTAATTTCAACTGAACATTCAAACGGATATACGTCTTTAAAACGGCCGTTTGTAGCAAATTGCAGCCGTGCTGTTTCGTTTGTTTGCTCGATCACGCTGAAAGTAGAATCACGTAAAAAACCGTGCTGAGGCAAAGAGTATACGCGCTGATCAACGGTATACTGATCATTTTTTAATCGGCCTACAATCGGAAACAATACGGGCGATACTCGTCCCCAATAAGCGGGATCGCCGCTCCACATAAACTGCAGGTCTTTTTCTTTATGAAATACTTCTACAACTTCCGCTCCTTTTTCTTCAATGCTGACTTTCATTTTGCTATTTTCTAGTACAATCATTACAACATCTCCCAAATCATTCTTGTACGCTAGAGCAGTCTCAAACGTACTGGCTTTGCTTATATTATACCCTTCTTGGCAAAAAAGGTATTAATTTCCCTATTTTTGTTCAAATTAAATAGAAAAAGGAGGGTTCAAATATGAATCATGCAACATTATTGCTCATTAAATTTGCAGCGGCACTTATTGCGTTTGGTATAGGACTTGATTTGTTTTTTGATGCAACCATCGGAGACATTATTTCTTTTAGCTTGCTAACGACAGTTGTGACATATCTAGTAGTGGATCGAATTGTACTGCCTCGAGTGGGCAATCGCGATGCCATTATTGTTGAATTTGTTCTAACCTATATGAGCGTATGGATTTTTGGCACATTGTTATTAGACAGCTACGTTCAAATTGCTTGGGGAAGTATTATTTCTGCAGCTATTATTACATTTGCCGAGGTTTTTGTTCACCGCTACTTATTCAACCATATTGAAACCAAACATACAGCGAGAACGCGTCCGGCTTTTAAGCGAAAACTAGCGTATGACACAGAATTTGCAGAAGAACAGCATGTAGAAAACAAGGAAAATCCAAAATAAAAAGAAAGCTCACTTTTGAGCTTTCTTTTTTATGTGTTAATGCATAAAAGTCATTTCCTTTAAAGGCCAGTATTTCATATTGACTTCTCCCATGATCGAAGAAATCGGAGTGAGGCCAAAATGCCTGCCATCTCGGCTAATGCGTCTGTTGTCACCTAGCACTAATACGTATCCATCCGGTATTGTGCCGTCTGGAGACAGTTCGTACGTGGAAAAATTTTCAGTAAATCGCTCGTAAGCGGGCACTTTGGATAAATATTTATGAAGATGCGGCTCTTTTTTGACTTTGTTATTTATATACAGAACATCATCTTTGTATTCGACCGTTTCTCCTGGTAAGCCCACAATACGCTTTACTAGAAAATCACTGCTATAGGGAGCTTGCAAAACGACAATGTCAAAGCGCTCCAGCTTGCTGTGTTTGTTAATAATAATTCGATTGCCTTCGTGCAAAATAGGCTTCATAGAATCGCCTTTTACAGTGTAGGGTTGAAACCAATAGTGCTGAACGACAACAGAAAGCAAAACGGTGCCGAGGATGACGCTTGTGTATGTAAGGATTTCACGCTTTATTTTTTTATTGATCATAATGGATGAACACCTTCTTAACGGTAAGACTGTCAATTTAAGTTTTTCATAGAGATATAACAGTGTTGATTGTACCATTCAGAACTAAAGTTTTCCATATTTATCTGTTTATGCGTGTATGCCAAAAGTATGCTTGGCGGAACAAAAAATGAAAAAAGCCGTTATTCTCTAGAATAACGGCTTTTTTTTATTATAACTGAGCGCGCTCAGTTCGAGTAGCTGGTTGATTTGGTTCTTCTTCCACAACAGGCTCAACAGGCTTATGCTGCTTAATTTCTTCTTCCAGTTCAGCAATTCGCTTGTTTTTCTGCTTCACTTGTCCTCTTAATTGAACAATTTTTACAAAACTTAATGAAGCAGCAACAACTCCTCCAAACACAGCCGTTGTTAAGATAATTAAAATAAGAGGCCATTTTTGTGAACCAAATACATAGTTGAATTGTACCGGATCGTTGTTAATTACAGCTAAAACAGCAATGATAAGAGCAAATATAAGTCCTAAAATAAAAAAGCTCTGTCCTTTCATAAGCTGCACTTCCTTTCTTTACATGGTCATTACAACTTTTATAGCGTAACCACTCATCTTAAGTGTTTGCTATCTTGCTTATAGGTATACGTATCC
This genomic interval carries:
- a CDS encoding gamma-glutamylcyclotransferase; translation: MCNYLFVYGTLLEGEGNHGLLHHARPIAKQAKTKGKLYDTKQGYPMLDIDSEHIVYGEVYEVTDQLMWKALDELEGYIHEGHKDNEYDKVVQTVETDQGEFEAVVYVARDRSLLHEFIPGGNWRVWKEDLLEGMLYFAYGSCMDNDRFIQHGVDQHFRDCLGRAVFKGYTLRYNHVIHDGGRADMVEEGGVVEGKLYRVPPEAITYLYGREGVDNNGYRPAIISVEHEGKMVDHVLTFFVLNKEKEVAPPDHYSTEIIRGATGVLSEEYVQKLIEQVHALKNSDVVNN
- a CDS encoding aldose 1-epimerase family protein yields the protein MIVLENSKMKVSIEEKGAEVVEVFHKEKDLQFMWSGDPAYWGRVSPVLFPIVGRLKNDQYTVDQRVYSLPQHGFLRDSTFSVIEQTNETARLQFATNGRFKDVYPFECSVEISYRLESNILTFQWKVVNEDKGDMYFSIGAHPAFRIPLRENEQISDYFLEIEPSETTPKEFVLKDALIHEKGAAENLHQLPLSADLFANDALIFSHIDGITIKSPVNENQINVQFNDFPYVGIWSKYDAENHTIAPFLCIEPWFGIADTHDHNGNFKEKLGINRLSKDGVFQTEFSVSFS
- a CDS encoding YndM family protein, translating into MNHATLLLIKFAAALIAFGIGLDLFFDATIGDIISFSLLTTVVTYLVVDRIVLPRVGNRDAIIVEFVLTYMSVWIFGTLLLDSYVQIAWGSIISAAIITFAEVFVHRYLFNHIETKHTARTRPAFKRKLAYDTEFAEEQHVENKENPK
- the lepB gene encoding signal peptidase I, producing the protein MINKKIKREILTYTSVILGTVLLSVVVQHYWFQPYTVKGDSMKPILHEGNRIIINKHSKLERFDIVVLQAPYSSDFLVKRIVGLPGETVEYKDDVLYINNKVKKEPHLHKYLSKVPAYERFTENFSTYELSPDGTIPDGYVLVLGDNRRISRDGRHFGLTPISSIMGEVNMKYWPLKEMTFMH
- a CDS encoding LapA family protein, with amino-acid sequence MKGQSFFILGLIFALIIAVLAVINNDPVQFNYVFGSQKWPLILIILTTAVFGGVVAASLSFVKIVQLRGQVKQKNKRIAELEEEIKQHKPVEPVVEEEPNQPATRTERAQL